One Anopheles marshallii chromosome 3, idAnoMarsDA_429_01, whole genome shotgun sequence genomic region harbors:
- the LOC128713210 gene encoding uncharacterized protein LOC128713210 — protein MLAVLAVFLLVASTRGEKVFSCRYDDCTFVVDERSLKEDIHSYKFNFTVESDTIVVSFDGSRISIVPPSLFADYGGKLKTLMMIGVDIQRVDPDTFGEASVLRFLLLHDNRIPKLFNHMFRNATNLERIYVGNNRIAEVEEFTFAGLENLKVIRMGHNNIEVLPRKLFAGLSQMTDLHLFQNRIAELPDRVFEDLSLLDELYLDLNYIEKISKDSFVGMPKLSKLKLNNNRISTIDPEAFKPLIELNFLYLESNKLTTLAPEALVSQTVLLILDLSENRIKELPKDLFQQTVSLQKLIMNNNSLSQLHPDQFKGLDRLGDLYMENNELQSLDAALFRNLQKVDTLLLKNNQISHIFPGTFESLRELEELNLDNNGIMMLEGGLFRGLRLLKKLYLKHNLISVLRGDSLDGAMQLREVHLDDNPIQSIDEEFLKKSPLALLSMDKCGLETLPKNLFANQQFMRLLSLEGNKLTELDPDTFQPLLRLVELDLSDNRLKNISTSLANLPQLDVLDLSKNRIRSLPENAFANTNQIRKLNLENNQLTEIPHAVTKLPKLKTMTLEKNKIKSTAMPRNIPVKELYLADNEISSLQLEKFTKLEELFVENNQLQSISKATFAKNTKLKTLNLSGNRLTGALERAFSVLRKLEKLTLNDNALGILTTTTFQGLVNLENLSLKNISLPRISNAPFASLSELEKLDISENRLTSVDTQGLSNNELLKEIYINDNLLNIDDLSGLVGLKRLQTISLSCNNVIVPDTLLANKTKLTELFIQGSTFSSLPDQFFRFALPLEKLSISDNKQFVKLPKDFFVDVPYLVELVLLNNSLSSLETGVFDPLGSLVKLDVSENPLKSLPEGLFAKTYSLESLRIADANLSTLPVGIFDNLYALNELDLSKNQLKTLSKGVFHRLYSLHTISLDNNLFENLDPAVFDGMEKLKVVHLAHNKLSTLNPQLFAGLPLEALDLSSNKFSSFDESVMAFANRLLILSLENNALISLKVSSTLEKLYIDGNQLSSIEVQLIESAQFSTLTTISAVNNSFTSLESFYKLKMLSELDVSYNRFAELELGKLCNEILPLYTVNASNSYVQRIKTGGNESPTSLMHLDISNNNVTTLDVGSYAMFRNLENFVFGGNKFDSFSVTDLIQTFKNLKTIGLEGTTWKCGFLNSLKESITEVDVGFCIWSILLFLVILHKVYSTVHPISFTCEPSTCRFSGLYFASPEQTNTLTIAFDYDYYNHVYFENSILPVIPLTLFAKNSNVQTLHISSCDLYEVLPKTFRDADDLKYLYLDNNRIEKLYDAMFIGALHLEDLRLANNHITTIDQQTFVGLNDLLQLDVAGNLIRSLPRGVFAGLSKMKKISLANNYLPQLETEIFSELTTLEELDLSGNLLRVLEAETFYGLLSLERLHLQNNRLEAIDSQAFYQLMILRQLDLGNNNLKFLTSDVFRPLSSLETLELHQNYISHLDDTLFAGNPNLELINLDNNTITTLNPALIAGLSNLERFAFQHNLLRELNVQMFANNSAIKRIWLTGNYLKEIHPGTFDGMGQLEELHLKTNLLTSFEGGLLKDCSALRVLNLNDNSIKHLKAGALEGTYNLETLNMDKNEITIIDEHFLDDAPQLETLTMIDNFIKSIPVGLFSKQTKLTCILLSENQIKEVKPDTFSIVDSLKALHLDSNQIERIEAGVLNLTSLEYLDLSHNFIKELNEAALAGVPNLEALRLESNLLEDVPPAINKTTNLTELALQRNRIKKLKTGQFSQMSNLLTLMLDGNMIHTMEQDCYRGLVSLTTLAYENNMPVYKADDLFDDLPNLTVLHMDKTNYTGTNSVRFGSLKNLELLSLNRNPMIGIDPEFLVGLKKLNRFVLSYTEISYNGSYFQALPSLQIVNLKGSNITSIDEHFFEGVPGLVSVDIQDTPLQSISANAFRKLTNLTELFIGPYKGELKDILSGNTKLNKLYLKQMNFTTLSDHFFRANRKLTTLTIGGNPNLSTLKPVWFKHLAILDYLDVSSNNISNLPIEVFENIPVLHQLFLMSNPLKVLDVNAFQNLTALTLLDLGNTSLAELPIGIFDGLYKLEELYLSDNYLKNLKNGTFRQLYSLSVLELSNNSIEHIDPFLFADMPRLKEIFLAYNKLTTLDERVFASQLNLQELALSHNQFVTFDLHAMSIARTLIYLDLDSNGLNSLKISPNLEYLTADHNQLSTVQLPDSDYYRMTIFSVQNNSFTSLESIYRFNRLHELNVTLNRLAKVDVALVAEKFQRLNVFNASMAAVESFGSTINAYEHKALRHLDLSNNSLTGDEFSKLGLFSRLESFAFSGNPVEAFKISQLVSKFPKLRLIDFDGMGVKPIFGQKIANYRSNESGFGN, from the exons ATGTTAGCAGTTTTGGCTGTATTTCTTCTGGTTGCCAGCACAAGAGGTGAAAAGGTGTTTAGCTGTAGATACGACGATTGCACGTTTGTGGTGGATGAGCGGAGTTTGAAAGAGGACATACACTCGTACAAGTTTAACTTCACTGTGGAAAGCGATACTATTGTCGTGAGTTTCGATGGATCGCGTATCTCGATTGTTCCACCGTCCCTGTTCGCAGACTACGGGGGTAAATTGAAAacgttgatgatgattggGGTAGACATACAACGCGTCGATCCTGACACGTTCGGTGAGGCATCTGTGTTACGatttctgctgctgcacgaCAACCGTATTCCGAAGCTGTTCAATCACATGTTCCGTAATGCCACGAATCTCGAGCGCATCTACGTCGGAAATAACCGTATCGCGGAGGTGGAAGAGTTCACGTTTGCAGGGCTGGAGAATTTGAAAGTGATTCGTATGGGACACAACAACATTGAAGTGCTGCCACGAAAGTTGTTTGCAGGGTTGAGCCAAATGACGGATCTGCATCTTTTTCAGAATCGTATCGCGGAGTTGCCGGATAGAGTGTTTGAGGATCTCTCATTGCTAGATGAGCTGTACTTGGACTTAAACTACATCGAGAAGATTTCGAAGGACAGCTTTGTGGGAATGCCCAAGCTTAGCAAGCTTAAACTGAATAATAACCGCATTAGTACAATTGATCCGGAAGCTTTCAAACCGTTAATCGAGTTAAATTTTCTCTATTTGGAATCAAATAAGCTGACTACCCTAGCGCCAGAGGCGCTCGTCTCGCAAACGGTGCTGCTTATTTTGGATTTGAGTGAGAATCGAATCAAAGAGCTTCCAAAGGATCTGTTCCAACAAACTGTTTCGCTTCAGAAACTGATAATGAACAATAATTCGCTAAGTCAACTGCATCCCGATCAGTTCAAGGGTTTGGATAGGTTGGGAGACCTGTATATGGAGAACAATGAGCTGCAGTCGCTCGATGCCGCACTGTTTAGAAATCTTCAGAAAGTAGATACATTGCTACTAAAGAACAATCAAATAAGTCACATTTTTCCCGGTACATTCGAATCGTTGAGGGAGCTCGAGGAGTTAAATTTGGACAACAACGGGATCATGATGCTTGAAGGTGGTTTGTTCCGTGGTTTAAGACTATTGAAAAAGCTTTACCTTAAGCATAATCTCATCAGTGTGCTACGTGGTGATAGTTTAGATGGCGCTATGCAGCTAAGAGAAGTCCATCTGGATGATAATCCGATACAATCGATCGACGAAGAGTTTCTCAAGAAGTCTCCATTGGCACTGTTGTCGATGGACAAATGTGGACTGGAGACCCTACCGAAAAATCTTTTTGCTAACCAGCAGTTCATGCGTTTACTATCCCTGGAGGGCAATAAACTGACCGAGCTAGACCCGGACACGTTCCAGCCACTCTTACGGCTAGTTGAGCTAGATCTCAGTGACAATCGGCTGAAAAATATCTCGACCAGCTTGGCAAATCTTCCTCAGCTTGATGTGCTGGACCTATCGAAGAATCGTATCCGCAGCCTGCCGGAGAATGCGTTCGCCAATACGAATCAAATAAGAAAACTGAACCTTGAAAACAACCAACTGACAGAAATTCCACATGCTGTAACCAAGCTTCCAAAGCTAAAAACGATGACGTTGGAGAAGAATAAGATTAAATCTACTGCTATGCCGCGGAACATACCAGTGAAAGAGCTTTACCTGGCGGATAATGAAATAAGTTCTCTTCAGTTGGAGAAATTTACAAAGTTGGAGGAACTATTTGTGGAAAATAACCAACTGCAAAGCATATCGAAAGCTACGTTTGCCAAAAATACTAAGCTGAAAACTTTGAATTTATCGGGAAATCGTCTAACGGGAGCATTGGAACGtgctttttctgttttgagAAAACTGGAAAAACTTACTTTAAATGACAATGCATTGGGCATTTTGACAACTACAACGTTCCAAGGCTTGGTAAACCTTGAAAATCTATCGCTGAAGAATATTAGTCTTCCTAGGATAAGTAACGCACCGTTTGCATCTCTTTCGGAATTGGAGAAGTTGGATATTTCGGAGAACCGGTTGACCAGTGTTGATACGCAGGGTCTGAGTAACAATGAATTGCTTAAAGAAATTTACATCAACGATAACCTTCTCAATATCGATGATTTGAGTGGTTTAGTGGGACTGAAACGTTTGCAAACGATCTCTCTTTCGTGTAACAACGTGATCGTACCAGACACATTGCTAGCCAACAAAACGAAGCTTACTGAATTGTTCATACAGGGAAGTACGTTTAGCAGTCTACCAGATCAGTTCTTCCGTTTTGCGCTACCGCTCGAAAAGCTATCTATCTCCGACAATAAGCAGTTTGTGAAGCTTCCAAAAGATTTCTTCGTGGATGTACCGTATCTGGTTGAGCTCGTCCTGCTGAACAATAGCCTCTCTAGTCTCGAGACGGGGGTTTTCGATCCTTTGGGATCACTAGTGAAGTTGGACGTGTCGGAAAATCCGTTGAAGTCGCTACCGGAAGGTTTGTTCGCGAAGACGTACAGTTTGGAAAGCTTGAGAATTGCTGATGCGAATCTGTCCACCCTACCAGTGGGAATTTTCGATAACCTGTACGCGCTGAACGAGCTTGATCTGAGCAAAAATCAGCTGAAAACGCTATCGAAGGGTGTTTTCCATCGTCTCTACTCCCTGCATACTATTTCGTTGGATAACAATCTATTCGAGAACCTGGACCCGGCTGTGTTTGATGGTATGGAGAAGCTGAAAGTAGTGCATCTGGCCCACAACAAGCTCAGCACCTTGAATCCCCAGCTGTTTGCCGGACTACCGCTTGAAGCACTCGATCTTTCGAGCAACAAGTTCTCCTCGTTTGATGAGAGTGTGATGGCGTTTGCCAATCGGCTGCTCATCCTGTCGCTGGAAAACAATGCTCTTATCTCGCTGAAGGTATCATCAACGCTCGAGAAGCTATACATCGACGGAAACCAACTGTCCTCGATCGAGGTGCAACTGATTGAGTCGGCACAATTCAGTACACTCACGACCATATCGGCAGTTAACAATAGTTTCACCAGTCTTGAGTCTTTCTACAAATTGAAAATGCTATCCGAACTGGACGTGTCCTACAACAGGTTTGCGGAGCTGGAGCTGGGAAAGCTGTGCAACGAAATACTGCCCCTCTACACAGTGAATGCGTCGAACAGCTACGTGCAGCGCATTAAGACCGGTGGCAACGAATCTCCCACGTCCCTTATGCATCTTGATATCTCAAACAACAACGTCACGACGCTGGATGTAGGTAGCTACGCAATGTTCCGAAATCTGGAGAACTTTGTGTTTGGAGGCAACAAGTTCGATTCATTTTCGGTGACCGACCTGATCCAGACGTTTAAGAATCTGAAAACAATCGGTTTGGAGGGCACGACTTGGAAGTGTGGTTTTTTGAACAGCTTAAAGGAGTCAATAACGGAGGTtgatgttggtttttg TATATGGAGTATTCTACTGTTCCTTGTGATACTGCATAAGGTGTACAGCACCGTACATCCAATTTCATTCACATGTGAACCGTCGACATGCCGATTCAGTGGGCTATATTTCGCGTCTCCGGAGCAAACGAACACTTTGACTATAGCATTTGACTACGATTATTACAATCATGTGTATTTCGAAAACTCAATCCTTCCTGTCATACCGTTGACCCTGTTTGCGAAAAACAGCAATGTTCAAACGCTCCACATCTCGAGTTGTGACCTGTACGAGGTGTTACCCAAAACGTTCCGGGACGCAGATGACCTAAAGTATCTCTACCTTGACAACAACCGGATTGAAAAGCTATACGATGCCATGTTTATTGGGGCATTGCATTTAGAGGACCTCCGTCTGGCGAACAATCATATCACGACAATTGACCAACAGACGTTTGTTGGATTAAACGATCTGCTGCAGTTGGATGTCGCCGGAAACTTGATACGATCGCTCCCAAGAGGCGTCTTTGCTGGACTTagtaaaatgaagaaaatatcaCTGGCAAACAACTACTTACCGCAACTCGAAACAGAAATATTCTCGGAATTGACAACATTAGAAGAACTGGACTTGAGTGGTAACCTTTTACGTGTCTTAGAAGCCGAAACATTCTACGGTCTGCTAAGCTTGGAGCGGTTGCATCTGCAAAATAATCGTCTAGAGGCAATAGATTCGCAAGCCTTCTATCAATTAATGATACTGAGGCAACTGGATTTGGGCAATAACAATCTGAAATTCTTGACTTCGGATGTATTTAGACCACTGAGCAGCTTGGAGACTCTGGAACTACATCAGAACTATATTTCACATCTTGATGATACATTATTCGCCGGCAACCCCAATCTGGAGCTGATAAATTTGGACAACAATACGATCACCACTCTAAATCCAGCTCTCATTGCGGGACTGAGCAATCTTGAGCGGTTCGCGTTTCAGCATAACTTGTTGCGTGAGTTGAATGTGCAAATGTTTGCGAACAATTCGGCAATCAAGCGTATATGGTTGACAGGAAATTATCTGAAGGAGATACATCCCGGTACGTTTGATGGCATGGGACAGTTGGAAGAGTTGCATCTGAAAACCAACTTGCTCACTTCCTTCGAGGGAGGTTTGTTGAAGGACTGCAGTGCATTAAGGGTACTCAATTTGAATGACAATTCGATTAAACATCTTAAAGCTGGTGCGCTAGAGGGTACATATAATCTAGAGACTCTCAACATGGATAAGAATGAGATAACAATCATCGATGAACACTTCCTGGACGATGCGCCACAATTAGAAACCCTAACAATGATTGATAATTTCATCAAGAGCATACCCGTGGGGCTtttcagcaaacaaaccaaactgaCGTGCATCCTGCTATCAGAAAACCAGATAAAAGAAGTGAAACCGGACACCTTTAGTATCGTGGATAGTTTAAAGGCGCTGCACCTTGATAGCAACCAGATCGAGCGTATCGAAGCAGGCGTGTTGAATTTGACGAGTCTCGAGTACCTTGATCTGTCACATAATTTTATCAAAGAATTGAACGAGGCCGCCTTGGCAGGGGTACCCAATTTAGAAGCATTAAGGCTGGAATCGAATCTCCTAGAGGACGTTCCACCTGCTATCAATAAAACCACAAACTTAACCGAACTTGCTCTTCAACGTAACCGTATTAAGAAGCTGAAGACTGGACAGTTTagtcaaatgtcaaatttgCTCACATTGATGCTGGATGGCAATATGATACATACGATGGAACAGGACTGTTATCGAGGATTGGTATCGCTTACAACGCTGGCATATGAAAACAACATGCCAGTTTACAAAGCCGACGATCTTTTCGACGATTTACCCAATCTTACCGTGCTGCACATGGACAAAACGAATTATACTGGTACGAATAGTGTTAGATTCGGTTCATTGAAGAATCTGGAATTGTTGTCGCTCAATAGAAATCCTATGATCGGGATAGATCCGGAATTCTTAGTTGGTTTGAAGAAACTCAATCGGTTTGTGTTGAGTTATACTGAAATCAGCTATAATGGCAGCTATTTCCAGGCACTTCCGAGTTTACAAATTGTGAATCTGAAAGGTAGCAACATCACATCCATCGATGAGCATTTCTTTGAGGGAGTACCGGGATTGGTTTCCGTAGACATTCAGGATACCCCCTTACAGTCGATTAGTGCAAATGCTTTCCGAAAACTGACGAATCTCACCGAGCTGTTCATTGGCCCGTACAAAGGAGAATTGAAGGACATACTCTCGGGTAATACAAAGTTGAACAAGCTGTACCTGAAACAAATGAACTTTACCACCTTGTCGGATCATTTCTTCAGGGCGAATCGGAAGCTAACAACCCTGACAATAGGTGGAAATCCGAACCTCTCTACGCTAAAGCCGGTCTGGTTTAAGCATCTAGCAATTCTGGATTATCTGGACGTTTCATCCAATAACATTTCCAATCTTCCAATAGAAGTGTTCGAGAATATACCCGTTCTGCATCAGCTGTTCCTGATGAGCAACCCGTTGAAAGTGCTTGATGTGAATGCGTTCCAAAATCTGACTGCATTGACTTTGCTCGATTTAGGAAACACTTCGCTCGCTGAACTTCCTATCGGAATATTTGACGGACTGTACAAGTTGGAAGAGTTGTACTTGAGTGACAATTACCTCAAAAACCTAAAGAATGGCACATTCCGACAGCTCTACTCGCTAAGTGTTCTGGAACTATCCAATAACTCGATCGAACATATCGATCCGTTCCTGTTTGCGGATATGCCGAGACTAAAGGAAATTTTTCTGGCGTACAACAAGTTAACTACCCTGGATGAACGCGTTTTTGCTTCTCAGTTAAATTTACAGGAATTGGCCCTGTCACACAATCAGTTTGTTACCTTCGATTTGCATGCAATGAGTATTGCACGTACACTGATCTACTTGGATTTGGACTCGAACGGTCTAAACTCGTTGAAAATCTCTCCTAACTTGGAGTATCTTACAGCGGACCATAATCAGCTTTCAACGGTACAGCTACCCGATTCGGACTACTATAGAATGACAATATTTTCAGTGCAGAACAATAGCTTCACCTCGCTGGAGTCGATCTACCGATTCAATCGATTGCATGAGCTCAATGTGACACTGAACAGACTTGCTAAAGTGGATGTGGCGTTGGTCGCAGAGAAGTTCCAACGATTGAATGTGTTCAATGCATCGATGGCAGCCGTCGAGTCATTCGGAAGCACGATTAATGCTTACGAACACAAGGCACTGCGACATTTAGACTTGTCGAACAATTCACTCACGGGGGATGAGTTTAGTAAACTGGGATTGTTTTCGAGGTTGGAAAGCTTTGCATTCAGTGGAAATCCTGTTGAAGCGTTTAAGATTTCACAATTGGTGAGCAAGTTCCCGAAACTTCGCTTGATCGATTTCGACGGTATGGGTGTGAAACCGATCTTTGGGCAGAAGATTGCTAATTACAGGTCGAACGAGAGTGGATTTGGAAATTGA
- the LOC128713209 gene encoding protein artichoke-like — protein MGLERCIWSILLFLVILHKVYSTVYPISLKCEPPTCRFSGLYYALPGHTVALHIAFDSDYYNEVYFENSTLPVIPLTLFAKDSGVQMLNISNCDLYEVLPKTFRNADDLKYLCLDNNRIEKLYDGMFIGAFHLEDLRLANNHIATIEHQIFFGLNDLLQLDLSGNLIRSFPRGVFAGLSKMKKMSLANNYLPQLEQNMFSDMTALQDLDLSGNMLRILEADAFNGLLSLEGLHLQNNRLEAIDSQAFGQLEIKLRQLDLSNNNLKFLTSDVFRPLSSLETLELQQNYISHLDDTLFAGNPNLELINLNNNTITTLNPALIAGLSNLERFSFEHNLLRELNVQLFANNSAIKRIWLTGNYLKEIHPGTFDGMGHLEELHLKTNLLTSFEGGLLKDCSALKELYLYDNSIKHLKAGALEGTYNLQTLNMDKNEITIIDEHFLDDAPQLETLSLVDNFIKSIPVGLFSKQTNLTCILLSENQIKEVKLDTFSMMDSLLELYLDSNQIERIEAGVLNLTNLEYLDLSHNFIKELNEAALAGAQNLQTLRLESNLLEDVPPAINKTTNLTELALQRNRIKKLKTGQFSQMSNLLTLMLDGNMIHTMEQDCYRGLVSLTTLAYENNMPVYKADDLFDHLPNLTMLHMYDTNYTGTDSVRFGSLKNLELLSLNRNPMIGIDPEFLVGLKNLTKFLGSYTEISYNGSYFQALSRLQTIVLLGNNITSIDEHFFEGAPGLVSVDIQDTPLQSISANAFRKLTNLTELFIGPYKGELKDILSGNTKLNKLYLKQMNFTTLSDHFFWANRKLTTLTIDGNPNLSALKPAWFKHLPYLDYLDVSSNNISNLPIEVFENIPVLHQLFLMSNPLKVLDVNAFQNLTALTLLDLGNTSLAELPVGIFDGLYKLEELYLSDNYLKNLKNGTFRQLYSLSVLELSNNSIEHIDPFLFADMPRLKEIFLSYNKLTTLDERVFASQLNLQELSLSHNQFVTFDLHAMSIARTLVYLDLDSNGLNSLKISPNLEYLTADDNQLSTVQLPESDYYRMTIFSVQNNSFTSLESIYRFNRLHELNVTLNRLAKVDVALVAEKFQRLNVFNASMAAVESFGSTINAYEHKALRHLDLSNNSLTGDEFSKLGLLSRLESFAFSGNPVEAMDISQLVSKFPKLRLIDFDGMGVKPIFEQKIANYRSNESGFGN, from the exons ATGGGACTCGAACGTTG TATATGGAGTATTCTACTGTTCCTTGTGATACTGCATAAGGTGTACAGCACCGTATAtccaatttcattaaaatgtgaACCGCCGACATGCCGATTCAGTGGGTTGTATTACGCATTGCCAGGGCATACGGTAGCTCTGCATATAGCATTTGACTCTGACTATTACAATGAAGTGTATTTCGAGAACTCAACCCTTCCTGTCATACCGTTGACCCTGTTTGCGAAGGATAGCGGTGTTCAAATGCTCAACATCTCGAATTGTGACCTGTACGAGGTGTTACCCAAAACGTTCCGGAACGCAGATGACCTAAAGTATCTCTGCCTTGACAACAACCGGATTGAGAAGCTATACGATGGCATGTTTATTGGGGCATTCCATTTAGAGGACCTCCGTCTGGCGAACAATCATATCGCGACGATCGAACATCAGATATTTTTTGGATTAAACGATCTGCTGCAGTTGGATCTTTCCGGAAACTTGATACGATCGTTCCCAAGAGGCGTCTTTGCTGGACTTagtaaaatgaagaaaatgtcACTGGCAAACAACTACTTACCGCAACTGgagcaaaatatgttttcgGACATGACGGCGTTACAAGATTTGGACCTGAGTGGTAACATGTTACGAATTTTAGAGGCCGATGCATTTAACGGATTGTTAAGTTTGGAGGGGTTGCATCTGCAAAATAATCGTCTAGAGGCAATAGATTCGCAAGCCTTTGGCCAATTAGAAATTAAGCTGAGGCAACTGGATTTGAGCAATAACAATCTGAAATTCTTGACTTCGGATGTATTTAGACCACTGAGCAGCTTGGAGACTCTGGAACTACAGCAGAACTATATTTCACATCTTGATGATACATTATTCGCCGGCAACCCCAATCTGGAGCTGATAAATTTGAACAATAACACGATCACCACACTAAATCCAGCTCTCATTGCGGGACTGAGCAATCTTGAGCGGTTCTCGTTTGAACATAACCTGTTGCGTGAGTTGAATGTGCAATTGTTTGCGAACAATTCGGCAATCAAGCGTATATGGTTGACAGGAAATTATCTAAAGGAGATACACCCCGGTACGTTTGATGGCATGGGACACTTGGAAGAGTTGCATCTGAAAACCAACTTGCTCACTTCCTTCGAGGGAGGTTTGTTGAAGGACTGCAGTGCATTGAAGGAGCTGTATTTGTATGACAATTCGATTAAACATCTTAAAGCTGGTGCTCTAGAGGGTACATATAATCTACAGACTCTCAACATGGATAAGAATGAGATAACAATCATCGATGAACACTTCCTGGACGATGCGCCACAATTAGAAACTCTCTCACTGGTTGATAATTTCATTAAGAGCATACCCGTGGGGCTtttcagcaaacaaaccaatctgACGTGCATCCTGCTATCAGAAAACCAGATAAAAGAAGTGAAACTGGACACCTTTAGTATGATGGATAGTTTATTGGAACTGTACCTTGATAGCAACCAGATCGAGCGTATCGAAGCAGGCGTGTTGAATCTGACGAATCTCGAGTACCTTGATCTGTCACATAATTTTATCAAAGAATTGAACGAGGCCGCCTTGGCAGGGGCACAGAATCTACAAACATTAAGGCTGGAATCGAATCTCCTAGAGGACGTTCCACCTGCTATCAATAAAACCACCAACTTAACCGAACTTGCTCTTCAACGTAACCGTATCAAGAAGCTGAAGACTGGACAGTTTagtcaaatgtcaaatttgCTCACATTGATGCTGGATGGCAATATGATACATACGATGGAACAGGACTGTTATCGAGGATTGGTATCGCTTACAACGTTGGCATATGAAAACAACATGCCAGTTTACAAGGCCGACGATCTTTTCGACCATTTGCCCAATCTTACCATGCTGCACATGTACGATACGAATTACACTGGTACGGATAGTGTTAGATTCGGTTCATTGAAAAATCTGGAATTGTTATCGCTCAATAGAAATCCTATGATCGGGATAGATCCGGAATTCTTAGTTGGTTTGAAGAACCTTACTAAGTTTTTAGGGAGTTATACTGAAATCAGCTATAATGGCAGCTATTTCCAGGCACTTTCGAGGTTACAGACCATAGTTCTATTGGGTAACAACATCACATCCATCGATGAGCATTTCTTTGAGGGAGCACCGGGATTGGTTTCCGTAGACATTCAGGATACCCCCTTACAGTCGATTAGTGCAAATGCTTTCCGAAAACTGACGAATCTCACCGAGCTGTTCATTGGCCCGTACAAAGGAGAATTGAAGGACATACTCTCGGGTAATACAAAGTTGAACAAGCTGTACCTGAAACAAATGAACTTTACCACCTTGTCGGATCATTTCTTCTGGGCGAATCGGAAGCTAACAACGCTTACAATTGATGGAAATCCGAACCTTTCTGCGCTAAAGCCGGCCTGGTTTAAGCATCTGCCATATCTGGACTATTTGGACGTTTCATCCAATAACATTTCCAATCTTCCAATAGAAGTGTTCGAGAATATACCCGTTCTGCATCAGCTGTTCCTGATGAGCAACCCGTTGAAAGTGCTTGATGTGAATGCGTTCCAAAATCTGACTGCATTGACTTTGCTCGATTTAGGAAACACTTCGCTCGCTGAACTTCCTGTCGGAATATTTGACGGACTGTACAAGTTGGAAGAGTTGTACTTGAGTGACAATTACCTCAAAAACCTAAAGAATGGCACATTCCGACAGCTGTACTCGCTAAGTGTTCTGGAACTATCCAATAACTCGATCGAACATATCGATCCGTTCCTGTTTGCGGATATGCCGAGACTGAAGGAGATTTTTCTGTCGTACAACAAGTTGACTACCCTGGATGAACGCGTTTTTGCTTCTCAGTTAAATTTACAGGAACTGTCCCTGTCACACAATCAGTTCGTTACCTTTGATTTGCATGCAATGAGTATTGCACGTACACTGGTCTACTTGGATTTGGACTCGAACGGTCTAAACTCGTTGAAAATCTCTCCTAACTTGGAGTATCTTACAGCGGACGATAATCAGCTTTCAACGGTACAGCTACCCGAATCGGACTACTATAGAATGACAATATTTTCAGTGCAGAACAATAGCTTCACCTCGCTGGAGTCGATCTACCGATTCAATCGATTGCATGAGCTCAATGTGACACTGAACAGACTTGCTAAAGTGGATGTGGCGTTGGTCGCAGAGAAGTTCCAACGATTAAATGTGTTCAATGCATCGATGGCAGCCGTCGAGTCATTCGGAAGTACGATTAATGCTTACGAACACAAGGCACTGCGACATTTAGACTTGTCGAACAATTCACTCACGGGGGATGAGTTTAGTAAACTGGGACTGTTATCGAGGTTGGAAAGCTTTGCGTTCAGTGGAAATCCTGTTGAAGCGATGGATATTTCACAATTGGTGAGCAAGTTCCCGAAACTTCGCTTGATCGATTTCGACGGTATGGGTGTGAAACCGATCTTTGAGCAGAAGATTGCTAATTACAGGTCGAACGAGAGTGGATTTGGAAATTGA